Proteins from a genomic interval of Rhodothermus marinus:
- a CDS encoding NAD(P)/FAD-dependent oxidoreductase → MAEKTHYEVVIVGGGTAGITVAARLRRAKNPPEVAIIEPSTKHYYQPLWTLVGAGVFPPEASVRDEADYIPPGATWIQDRVVALDPDNDRVQTAGGRTIEYDYLVLAPGIQLDWDKIPGLKESLGKYGVTSNYAYELAPYTWQVMQQLKPGDRALFTQPSTPVKCGGAPQKIMYLTADHLRRRGILDQVEIHFFTPGVVIFGIPEFARTLEKVIERYGIQVHFRHELAEVRGPQQEAVFHLKDEQGNVLEERVHRFNMLHAVPPQSAPNFIKHSKVANAEGWVDVDKYTLQHVRYPNIFALGDAAGTPNAKTGAAVRKQAPVVVHNLLQLREHGALVNPKHYNGYSSCPLVTGYGKLVLAEFDYDNRPMPSFPFDTTKERYSMYLLKKYVLPWLYWNLMLRGKA, encoded by the coding sequence ATGGCAGAAAAAACGCACTACGAAGTGGTGATTGTGGGGGGCGGAACGGCCGGCATTACGGTGGCCGCGCGGTTGCGTCGCGCCAAAAATCCGCCGGAAGTGGCGATTATCGAGCCCTCCACAAAGCATTACTACCAGCCGCTCTGGACGCTGGTGGGCGCGGGCGTCTTCCCACCCGAAGCTTCGGTGCGGGACGAAGCCGACTACATCCCACCGGGCGCCACGTGGATCCAGGATCGTGTGGTGGCGCTCGACCCGGACAACGATCGGGTGCAGACCGCCGGCGGCCGGACCATCGAATACGACTACCTGGTGCTGGCGCCGGGTATTCAGCTCGACTGGGACAAAATCCCCGGCCTCAAAGAATCGCTGGGCAAATACGGCGTCACGAGCAACTACGCCTACGAGCTGGCACCCTACACCTGGCAGGTGATGCAGCAGCTCAAGCCCGGCGACCGCGCGCTCTTCACGCAGCCCTCGACACCGGTCAAGTGCGGCGGTGCGCCGCAGAAGATCATGTACCTGACGGCCGACCACCTGCGCCGCCGGGGGATTCTGGACCAGGTGGAGATTCATTTCTTCACGCCGGGCGTCGTGATTTTCGGCATACCGGAGTTTGCCCGGACGCTGGAAAAGGTGATCGAACGCTACGGCATTCAGGTGCACTTTCGCCATGAACTGGCCGAGGTGCGGGGACCACAGCAGGAGGCCGTCTTTCATCTGAAGGACGAACAGGGCAACGTGCTCGAAGAGCGGGTGCACCGGTTCAACATGCTGCACGCCGTACCGCCGCAGAGCGCGCCGAACTTCATCAAGCACAGCAAGGTGGCCAACGCCGAGGGATGGGTGGATGTGGACAAATACACGCTCCAGCACGTGCGCTACCCGAACATCTTCGCGCTGGGGGATGCGGCGGGTACGCCCAATGCGAAGACCGGCGCGGCCGTGCGCAAGCAGGCGCCCGTGGTGGTGCACAACCTGCTCCAGCTCCGGGAGCACGGAGCGCTCGTCAACCCGAAGCACTACAACGGCTACAGCTCGTGCCCGCTGGTGACGGGCTACGGCAAACTGGTGCTGGCCGAGTTCGACTACGACAACCGGCCCATGCCGTCGTTTCCGTTCGACACCACGAAGGAGCGGTACTCGATGTACCTGCTCAAGAAGTACGTGCTCCCCTGGCTGTACTGGAACCTGATGTTGCGCGGAAAGGCTTAG
- the hypB gene encoding hydrogenase nickel incorporation protein HypB: protein MEPEVKIVRVARRVQADNDALARALRRRFDEAGVRVFNLIAAPGAGKTSLIRRTIEQLRDRYRIGVLEGDIAGSIDTAQVLTAGARDAVQINTGGTCHLEARMIDEALAQLDLEALDLLFIENVGNLICPTHWDLGAHYTICLVSAAEGHDKPLKYPAIFARSDAIVLNKIDLASLCDFEREQFYRHLRALTRAPVFELSCRTGEGLERWITWLTNVL from the coding sequence ATGGAACCCGAAGTCAAAATCGTCCGGGTGGCCCGCCGCGTGCAGGCCGACAACGACGCGCTGGCTCGCGCGCTGCGTCGGCGCTTCGACGAAGCCGGCGTGCGCGTCTTCAACCTGATCGCGGCCCCGGGCGCTGGCAAGACCAGCCTGATCCGTCGCACCATCGAGCAGCTGCGCGACCGCTATCGCATCGGCGTGCTCGAAGGCGACATCGCCGGAAGCATCGACACGGCACAGGTACTGACGGCCGGCGCCCGCGACGCCGTCCAGATCAACACGGGCGGCACCTGCCACCTGGAAGCCCGCATGATCGACGAAGCGCTTGCGCAGCTCGACCTGGAGGCGCTCGACCTGCTCTTTATCGAAAACGTCGGCAACCTGATCTGTCCCACGCACTGGGACCTGGGCGCGCACTACACCATCTGCCTCGTCAGCGCGGCCGAAGGACACGACAAGCCGCTGAAGTACCCGGCCATCTTTGCCCGTAGCGACGCCATCGTGCTCAACAAGATCGACCTGGCGTCGCTGTGCGACTTCGAGCGGGAGCAGTTCTACCGGCACCTTCGCGCACTTACCCGGGCTCCCGTCTTCGAACTCTCCTGTCGAACCGGCGAAGGATTGGAGCGCTGGATTACCTGGTTAACCAATGTATTGTGA
- a CDS encoding HupE/UreJ family protein, whose product MNRTRPASTAAAWRWLPMLLLTTPMVALAHTGAVPPVGFGHGLLHPLTGLDHLLAALGVGLWATLQPGAPGRRLPVVFLSALLVGLPLGATWPTPVAEIGVLGSVLLLGAALALLLRVPTALSLVLVALFGLVHGHVHGTEVLPEVGLSYVLGLLASTALLTGAGYLTGRLLHRWQRADALRYAGVALLLFGLLS is encoded by the coding sequence ATGAATCGGACACGTCCTGCTTCGACGGCGGCCGCGTGGCGCTGGCTGCCGATGTTGCTGCTCACGACGCCCATGGTGGCACTGGCCCATACGGGCGCTGTGCCTCCCGTCGGCTTCGGACACGGTCTGCTGCATCCGCTGACGGGCCTGGATCACCTGCTGGCCGCGCTGGGCGTGGGACTCTGGGCCACGCTGCAACCGGGCGCTCCGGGCCGTCGGCTGCCCGTGGTCTTTCTGAGCGCGTTGCTGGTTGGACTGCCGCTGGGGGCGACCTGGCCCACCCCGGTTGCCGAAATCGGCGTACTGGGCTCGGTGCTGCTCCTCGGCGCGGCGCTGGCGCTGCTACTGCGCGTGCCGACCGCGCTCAGTCTGGTGCTGGTGGCTCTGTTCGGCCTGGTGCACGGGCATGTGCACGGCACCGAGGTCCTTCCGGAGGTCGGCCTGAGCTACGTGCTTGGCCTGCTTGCCAGCACGGCGTTGCTGACGGGCGCAGGGTATCTGACCGGACGGCTCCTGCACCGGTGGCAACGCGCTGACGCGCTCCGCTACGCCGGTGTGGCGTTGCTGCTCTTTGGACTCCTGTCCTGA